The Oxalobacteraceae bacterium OTU3CINTB1 genome includes a window with the following:
- a CDS encoding class I SAM-dependent methyltransferase — MEGSHRSWEAVAEEFIGARSDIGSDVVRQWAKGLRPGSEVVDIGCGSGAPVSQILVEAGFMVFGIDASPTLLATFHRRFPEAPATCETVQSSNFFGRNFDGAVAVGLMFLLSEQDQRKLIEKVGRALRPSGRFLFSAPRARCDWSDLQTGQPSLSLGAVEYQRQLACAGMHLEHTHVDDGGNHYFDAVLLAM, encoded by the coding sequence ATGGAAGGCTCACATAGAAGCTGGGAGGCAGTTGCGGAAGAGTTTATTGGCGCCCGTTCCGATATCGGTAGCGATGTGGTCAGGCAGTGGGCTAAAGGTCTGAGGCCTGGCAGTGAAGTGGTCGATATTGGTTGCGGGTCGGGCGCACCGGTTTCTCAAATATTAGTCGAAGCGGGCTTTATGGTCTTCGGAATTGATGCGTCGCCAACGCTGCTAGCGACGTTCCACCGGCGCTTTCCCGAAGCCCCGGCAACCTGCGAGACGGTACAGAGTAGCAATTTTTTTGGCCGAAATTTTGACGGTGCAGTTGCCGTGGGGCTTATGTTTCTACTTTCCGAACAAGACCAACGGAAATTGATTGAAAAGGTCGGACGAGCGCTTCGGCCGAGTGGCCGCTTTCTGTTTAGCGCGCCTCGTGCGCGATGTGATTGGAGCGACCTCCAAACTGGTCAGCCGTCATTATCGCTAGGGGCGGTTGAGTACCAACGACAGTTGGCTTGTGCGGGAATGCATCTCGAACATACGCACGTTGATGATG
- a CDS encoding alpha/beta hydrolase: MMRGFRILAAACAALVMHGAVHAAEDCVEPTPDPTNTYDAQHTYEKLAPKYPAIRIASAGVPADVRVVADQTYIQYGTHCLKLDMYLPTNAKQDLPVVVFVHGGGWRSGFRSEFVPMALRLARNGYASVTVSYRLAGEAMYPAAVHDVRAAVRWVREHAGEYGLDPRRIALAGGSAGGQIASLAGVTGHMNQFDPGAATSDVSSAVQAVVNIDGLSDFTSEAARVNEDDPKKPVSAAGYWFGGRYAEKAALWREASPIQYVNSSMPPVLFIGSAQPRFAVGREEMVEKMTQLRVPSKVVLLPDTPHSFWLFDPWLQPTVDVTVAFLNEQMPSRQAKRFSRKAE, encoded by the coding sequence ATGATGCGCGGTTTTCGCATATTAGCGGCCGCTTGCGCCGCGCTGGTGATGCATGGCGCGGTGCATGCCGCCGAGGACTGCGTCGAGCCGACGCCGGACCCCACCAACACTTACGACGCGCAGCACACCTACGAGAAACTGGCGCCCAAGTATCCGGCGATCCGCATCGCCAGCGCCGGCGTGCCGGCCGATGTGCGGGTGGTGGCCGACCAGACGTATATTCAATACGGTACGCATTGTCTGAAGTTGGATATGTATCTGCCGACGAACGCCAAGCAGGATTTGCCGGTGGTGGTATTTGTGCATGGCGGTGGCTGGCGTTCCGGTTTCCGCTCGGAGTTCGTGCCGATGGCGTTGCGGCTGGCGCGCAATGGCTACGCGTCGGTCACGGTCTCCTACCGGCTGGCGGGGGAGGCGATGTATCCGGCGGCGGTGCACGACGTGCGCGCGGCGGTGCGCTGGGTGCGCGAGCACGCCGGCGAGTATGGGCTCGATCCCCGGCGCATCGCGCTGGCGGGCGGCTCGGCCGGCGGGCAGATCGCCAGCCTTGCCGGGGTGACCGGACATATGAACCAGTTCGACCCGGGGGCGGCGACCAGCGATGTGTCCAGCGCGGTGCAGGCGGTGGTCAATATCGATGGCTTGTCCGATTTTACGTCCGAGGCGGCGCGGGTCAATGAGGACGATCCGAAGAAGCCGGTGTCGGCGGCCGGGTACTGGTTCGGCGGGCGCTATGCGGAGAAGGCGGCGTTGTGGCGAGAGGCGTCGCCGATCCAGTATGTGAATTCGAGCATGCCGCCGGTGCTGTTCATCGGCAGCGCGCAGCCGCGCTTCGCGGTTGGCCGGGAGGAGATGGTCGAGAAGATGACGCAACTGCGCGTGCCGAGCAAGGTGGTGCTGCTGCCGGATACGCCGCATTCGTTCTGGTTGTTCGATCCGTGGCTGCAGCCGACCGTGGATGTGACGGTGGCGTTCTTGAACGAGCAGATGCCGTCGCGGCAGGCCAAGCGGTTTTCGCGCAAGGCGGAGTAG
- a CDS encoding cupin domain-containing protein produces the protein MPVFTTDQLIREVSAVEGSTAPNQTLWISEAGELTQFGAFIEVLQPGCRSSIKHWHSAEDEMVYVLAGEITVIEGTSETLMRAGSAATFRAGVQLGHYLENRSAVETRCLVVGTRAPVDRITYPEHDRVCLRDRSLPDDIWTDAAGRPASSPY, from the coding sequence ATGCCTGTCTTCACGACGGATCAACTGATTCGCGAGGTTAGCGCTGTAGAGGGTTCCACGGCGCCGAATCAAACGCTCTGGATTAGCGAAGCCGGCGAGCTTACGCAGTTTGGCGCATTCATCGAGGTCCTGCAGCCTGGCTGCAGGTCTTCCATCAAGCATTGGCATAGTGCGGAGGATGAGATGGTCTACGTCCTTGCAGGTGAGATCACCGTAATCGAGGGCACGTCCGAGACGCTGATGCGTGCCGGCAGCGCCGCCACCTTCCGCGCGGGAGTGCAGCTTGGGCACTATTTGGAAAATCGCAGTGCTGTTGAAACGCGTTGCCTGGTTGTTGGAACACGTGCTCCGGTCGATCGAATCACGTATCCAGAGCATGACAGGGTTTGCCTTCGCGATCGCTCCCTTCCGGATGACATATGGACCGACGCGGCCGGTCGGCCCGCCTCCAGTCCGTACTAG
- a CDS encoding GGDEF domain-containing protein: MILLDPTTIVLTSTLMAAAMTIVLFSAYRSFPADVRGLGHQSLGMLSLTMSGLLFCAGPLMPEALLLFLANSTMLGAAGLMLIGTQVFYGRKPSWWWLALAWVAGMVCLVGWYVITQDYALRVAVFSLLTLSFYVAQLVLLLRHGERHFSSWFFGALLLVQSLVLLLRLFAALSGAVGTSNASNGTVQGIFLLTANFMTLMMAVGFMTIATRRLQVVMEHRSNSDPLTGVLNRRGFAAAYCREVALMKRHGEPMTVLSIDLDYFKAINDQYGHAVGDQVLMHAARTTVSALREIDHVARFGGEEFIVLLPGTTADRAKAIAQRIQALLFAARGGDLPDYTVSIGIASQQAPDESLEALMARADAALYRAKAAGRNRSEAA, from the coding sequence GTGATATTGCTCGACCCCACAACCATCGTTCTGACGTCGACCCTGATGGCGGCAGCGATGACCATCGTGTTGTTCTCCGCCTACCGCAGCTTCCCTGCCGACGTGCGAGGGTTGGGCCATCAGTCGCTCGGCATGTTGTCGCTGACGATGAGCGGCTTGCTATTCTGCGCAGGGCCGCTGATGCCGGAAGCGCTGTTACTGTTCTTGGCCAATAGCACCATGCTGGGCGCCGCCGGGCTGATGCTGATCGGCACCCAGGTATTCTACGGCCGCAAGCCGAGTTGGTGGTGGCTGGCGCTGGCGTGGGTGGCCGGCATGGTCTGTCTGGTCGGCTGGTATGTGATCACCCAGGACTACGCGTTGCGGGTGGCGGTGTTTTCATTGTTGACGCTGTCGTTCTACGTGGCGCAGCTGGTACTGCTGTTACGCCATGGCGAACGCCACTTCTCCAGCTGGTTCTTCGGCGCGCTGTTGCTGGTGCAATCGCTCGTGCTGCTGTTGCGGCTGTTCGCGGCGCTCAGCGGCGCGGTCGGCACCAGCAACGCCAGCAACGGGACAGTACAGGGAATTTTCCTGTTGACCGCCAATTTCATGACGCTGATGATGGCGGTCGGCTTCATGACCATCGCCACGCGGCGCCTGCAGGTTGTGATGGAGCACCGCTCCAACTCGGACCCACTGACCGGGGTGCTGAACCGGCGCGGGTTCGCCGCCGCCTACTGCCGCGAGGTGGCGCTGATGAAACGCCACGGCGAGCCGATGACTGTGCTCAGCATCGACCTCGATTACTTCAAGGCGATCAACGACCAGTACGGCCATGCAGTCGGCGACCAGGTGCTGATGCATGCGGCGCGCACCACCGTGTCGGCCCTGCGCGAGATCGATCACGTGGCGCGCTTCGGCGGCGAGGAATTCATCGTCCTGCTACCGGGCACCACGGCCGATCGGGCGAAAGCGATAGCGCAACGCATTCAGGCATTGCTGTTCGCGGCGCGCGGAGGCGACCTGCCGGACTATACGGTCAGCATCGGCATCGCCAGCCAGCAAGCGCCAGACGAGAGCCTGGAAGCGCTGATGGCGCGCGCTGACGCCGCCCTCTACCGCGCCAAGGCCGCGGGCCGCAACCGCAGCGAGGCGGCGTGA
- a CDS encoding YajD family HNH nuclease, with the protein MTVGKKPDAARLDKIVADARRAADQRELGYRERSLKMYPWVCGRCMREFTHTNVSQLTVHHRDHNHDNNPPDGSNWELLCLYCHDNEHSRYLEADRGPGLKSAEVAPATHNPFASLAGLMKKKE; encoded by the coding sequence ATGACCGTTGGGAAAAAACCGGACGCCGCGCGGCTGGACAAAATTGTCGCTGACGCACGGCGCGCTGCCGACCAGCGCGAGCTGGGCTACCGCGAGCGCTCGCTGAAAATGTATCCATGGGTGTGTGGACGCTGCATGCGCGAATTCACGCATACCAATGTGTCACAACTTACAGTGCACCATCGCGACCACAATCATGACAACAATCCGCCTGATGGCAGCAACTGGGAATTGCTGTGCCTTTACTGCCATGATAACGAACACTCGCGTTATCTTGAGGCCGACCGGGGACCTGGTTTGAAATCGGCCGAGGTCGCGCCGGCAACGCATAATCCGTTTGCCTCATTGGCCGGCTTGATGAAAAAGAAAGAATAA
- a CDS encoding acyl-CoA dehydrogenase family protein, protein MDFNFKEEQLQFADALRRWIDKDYGFDVRKRIVHSATGVSDVAWNTLTELGMLALPVPEAQGGFDGNAVDMLVVMQELGRGLVVEPYFSTVWGARFLALAGNQHRLLEDVAKGELKLACALGEKQSRHDLADIKTIAGINGEGYRIDGTKTVVIHGGQADALIVSARSAGAQRDANGISLFVVRADTPGVTVRDYRTIDGLRAATVQFSHVAVPASALLSKLGGGCEMLDEAADYGTTLLCAEALGVMDALFAATLEYMKTRKQFGTPIGSFQAVQHRMADMYIHLEQARSMAMLAAARMSCGDIEERRRVVSAAKVRIGHAAKFIGQQSVQLHGGMGVTDELPAAHHFKRLTTIEATLGDVDHHLERFIAQRGFGQHS, encoded by the coding sequence ATGGATTTCAATTTTAAAGAAGAGCAGCTGCAGTTCGCCGATGCCCTGCGCCGCTGGATCGACAAGGACTACGGGTTCGACGTCCGCAAGCGCATCGTCCACTCGGCGACTGGCGTTTCGGACGTCGCCTGGAACACGCTGACCGAATTGGGGATGCTGGCCTTGCCCGTGCCGGAGGCGCAGGGGGGATTCGATGGCAACGCCGTCGACATGCTGGTGGTGATGCAGGAGCTGGGGCGCGGCCTGGTGGTCGAGCCGTATTTTTCCACCGTATGGGGTGCGCGCTTCCTGGCGTTGGCGGGCAACCAGCACCGCCTGCTGGAGGATGTCGCCAAGGGCGAACTTAAACTGGCCTGCGCGCTGGGTGAAAAACAATCGCGCCACGACCTGGCCGACATCAAGACCATCGCCGGCATCAACGGCGAAGGCTATCGCATCGACGGCACCAAAACGGTGGTGATCCACGGCGGCCAGGCCGACGCATTGATCGTCTCGGCCCGCAGCGCGGGCGCCCAGCGCGACGCCAACGGTATCAGCCTGTTCGTGGTGCGTGCCGACACCCCCGGCGTGACGGTGCGCGACTACCGCACCATCGACGGCCTGCGCGCGGCCACCGTGCAGTTCAGCCATGTGGCGGTGCCGGCATCGGCGCTGCTCAGTAAATTGGGCGGCGGTTGCGAGATGCTCGACGAGGCGGCCGATTACGGCACAACTTTGCTGTGCGCCGAGGCGCTGGGCGTGATGGACGCGCTGTTCGCCGCCACCTTGGAATATATGAAGACACGCAAGCAGTTCGGCACGCCGATCGGCAGCTTTCAGGCGGTTCAGCACCGCATGGCCGACATGTACATCCACCTGGAGCAGGCGCGTTCGATGGCGATGCTGGCGGCGGCGCGCATGTCCTGCGGCGACATCGAGGAGCGGCGCCGCGTGGTGTCGGCGGCCAAAGTGCGCATCGGGCACGCGGCCAAATTTATCGGCCAACAGTCGGTGCAACTGCACGGCGGCATGGGCGTGACCGACGAGCTGCCGGCGGCGCACCACTTCAAGCGCCTGACGACGATCGAGGCGACGCTCGGCGATGTCGATCACCACCTGGAACGGTTTATCGCGCAACGCGGGTTTGGGCAGCATTCATGA
- a CDS encoding acyl-CoA dehydrogenase family protein translates to MDLNYTAADLAFRDMVRAFLDANLPADLQKKVRNHLRLGRRDYVRWHQIVANQGWAAPSWPVEYGGPGWTQTQRHIWEEECGRAGTPPILPFGVNMVAPVIMAFGNDAQKAYYLPRILNCEDWWCQGYSEPGSGSDLASLKTTAERVGDHYIVNGQKTWTTLAQHADMIFCLVRTDSTVRKQEGISFLLIDMDSPGITVRPIIMLDEDHEVNEVFFDNVKVPVQNLIGQENKGWTYAKYLLGHERTGIAAVGRSKRELLFLKKIASEHFKHGKPLLQDPVFAAKVANLEIELMALETTVLRVITRESHTPGPEASLLKVRGTEIQQMLTELMVEALGPDAFAFDTDYLEGRSDHAVTGDDAAAPLAAYYFNFRKTSIYGGSNEIQKNIITQMILGL, encoded by the coding sequence ATGGATTTGAATTACACGGCGGCGGACTTGGCTTTCCGCGACATGGTGCGGGCTTTCCTCGACGCCAACCTCCCGGCCGACTTGCAAAAGAAGGTGCGCAACCATCTCCGCCTGGGACGCCGCGATTACGTGCGCTGGCACCAGATCGTCGCCAACCAGGGCTGGGCCGCGCCGTCGTGGCCGGTCGAATATGGCGGCCCCGGCTGGACGCAGACGCAGCGCCACATCTGGGAAGAGGAGTGCGGCCGCGCCGGCACGCCGCCGATCCTGCCGTTTGGCGTCAACATGGTGGCGCCGGTCATCATGGCCTTCGGTAACGACGCGCAGAAAGCCTACTACCTGCCGCGCATCCTCAATTGCGAGGACTGGTGGTGCCAGGGCTACTCGGAACCCGGTTCCGGCTCGGACCTGGCGTCGCTCAAGACCACCGCCGAGCGCGTGGGCGACCACTACATCGTCAACGGCCAGAAGACCTGGACCACGCTGGCCCAGCACGCCGACATGATCTTCTGCCTGGTGCGCACCGACAGCACCGTGCGCAAACAGGAGGGCATCTCCTTCCTGCTGATCGACATGGACTCGCCGGGCATCACCGTGCGTCCGATCATCATGCTCGACGAGGACCACGAGGTGAACGAGGTTTTCTTCGACAACGTCAAGGTGCCGGTGCAGAACCTGATCGGCCAGGAAAACAAGGGCTGGACCTACGCCAAATACCTGCTGGGCCACGAGCGCACCGGCATCGCCGCCGTCGGCCGCTCCAAGCGCGAGTTGCTGTTCCTGAAGAAGATCGCGTCCGAGCACTTCAAGCACGGCAAGCCGTTGCTGCAGGACCCGGTGTTCGCCGCCAAGGTCGCCAACCTCGAGATCGAGCTGATGGCGCTGGAGACGACGGTGCTGCGCGTGATCACGCGCGAATCGCACACGCCGGGACCGGAGGCGTCGCTGCTGAAGGTGCGCGGCACCGAGATCCAGCAGATGCTGACCGAGTTGATGGTCGAAGCGCTAGGGCCGGACGCCTTCGCCTTCGACACCGACTACCTGGAAGGCCGGTCCGACCACGCCGTCACCGGCGACGACGCCGCCGCGCCGCTGGCGGCCTACTACTTCAATTTCCGCAAAACGTCGATCTACGGCGGCAGCAACGAGATACAGAAGAACATCATCACCCAGATGATCCTGGGACTGTGA
- a CDS encoding helix-turn-helix transcriptional regulator, with amino-acid sequence MAKRKSMQDDACPVARSLDLVGDRWSMLIVRDAFDGISRFSDFQRNLGVAKNILSDRLSALVEQGVLTVQPASDGTSYQQYVLTPKGESLFPVVVALRQWGERHLFASGEPHSLLVEKASGKAVAPMLPHDHAGHVLTAAHTVVKKITVK; translated from the coding sequence ATGGCAAAACGCAAGTCGATGCAGGATGACGCCTGTCCGGTGGCCCGCTCGCTGGACCTGGTCGGCGACCGCTGGTCGATGCTCATCGTGCGCGACGCCTTCGATGGCATCAGCCGCTTCAGCGACTTCCAGCGCAACCTGGGCGTGGCCAAGAACATCCTGTCGGACCGGCTGAGCGCGCTGGTCGAGCAGGGTGTGCTGACAGTCCAGCCGGCGTCGGACGGCACTTCGTACCAGCAATACGTGCTCACGCCGAAGGGGGAGAGCCTGTTTCCGGTGGTGGTGGCGCTGCGCCAATGGGGCGAACGCCATCTGTTCGCCAGCGGCGAGCCGCATTCGCTGCTGGTCGAAAAAGCCAGCGGCAAGGCGGTCGCGCCGATGCTGCCGCACGATCACGCAGGCCATGTGTTAACGGCTGCCCACACGGTAGTAAAGAAAATCACGGTAAAGTGA
- a CDS encoding MFS transporter translates to MHSPSRSIQGSMPRPLVALFACASGLSVANVYYAQPLLDALAADFAIGRAAIGGVITVTQVGSVLALLLLVPLGDLLPRRRLMLAQLVALTVALAGVSLASNAAALMMGMLAVGLLGTAMTQGLIAYAASASAESERGRVVGAAQGGVVAGLLLARALAGLIADIAGWRAVYASSALAMIAMAALLWRTLPVLPAAARPLPYAQLIGSMFTLLRRNRVLQVRGTIAMLMFAAFGILWSALVLPLSAPPYNYSHTAIGAFGLVGLAGTLAASRAGRWADRGWAQKTSCGGLLLLLLSWLPLWLFGVSSGSLAVAALVIGILALDLGVQALQVTNQILIFRASSAAHSRLVGCYMLFYAVGSGSGAIAATSMYEVAGWTGVCLLGGAVSAAALLFWAATLRQPQCNPQGQCRHSDTN, encoded by the coding sequence ATGCATTCCCCATCCCGCTCCATCCAAGGCTCCATGCCCCGTCCGTTGGTCGCGTTGTTCGCCTGCGCCAGCGGGCTCAGCGTAGCCAACGTCTACTACGCCCAGCCGCTGCTCGACGCGCTGGCCGCCGATTTCGCCATAGGCCGGGCCGCCATCGGCGGCGTCATCACCGTCACGCAGGTCGGCAGCGTGCTCGCCCTGCTGTTGCTGGTGCCGCTGGGCGACCTGCTGCCGCGCCGGCGTCTGATGCTGGCGCAACTGGTGGCGTTGACGGTCGCACTCGCCGGCGTCAGCCTGGCGTCGAACGCTGCGGCGCTGATGATGGGTATGCTGGCGGTCGGCCTGCTGGGCACGGCCATGACGCAAGGCCTGATCGCTTACGCCGCCAGCGCCTCGGCAGAATCAGAGCGCGGCCGCGTGGTGGGCGCCGCGCAGGGCGGCGTGGTGGCCGGGTTGCTGCTGGCGCGTGCATTGGCCGGACTGATTGCCGACATCGCCGGCTGGCGCGCCGTGTACGCCAGTTCGGCGCTGGCCATGATCGCGATGGCGGCGCTGCTGTGGCGCACATTGCCCGTGCTGCCCGCGGCGGCGCGGCCGCTGCCCTATGCGCAGTTGATCGGCTCGATGTTCACCTTGTTGCGGCGCAACCGCGTGCTACAGGTGCGCGGCACGATCGCCATGCTGATGTTCGCCGCGTTCGGCATCCTGTGGAGCGCGCTGGTGCTGCCGCTCAGCGCGCCGCCGTACAATTACTCGCATACGGCCATCGGCGCGTTCGGGCTGGTGGGCTTGGCCGGCACGCTGGCCGCGTCGCGCGCGGGACGGTGGGCGGATCGCGGCTGGGCGCAAAAGACCAGCTGCGGCGGGCTGCTGCTGTTATTGCTATCGTGGTTGCCGCTCTGGCTGTTCGGCGTCAGCAGCGGCTCGCTTGCGGTGGCGGCACTGGTCATCGGCATCCTGGCGCTGGACCTTGGCGTGCAGGCGCTGCAGGTGACCAATCAAATTTTGATTTTCCGCGCCAGTTCGGCGGCGCACAGCCGGCTGGTGGGCTGCTACATGTTGTTCTACGCGGTGGGCAGCGGCAGCGGCGCGATCGCCGCGACGTCGATGTACGAGGTAGCCGGCTGGACCGGCGTGTGCCTGCTGGGTGGCGCCGTCAGCGCGGCCGCCCTGCTGTTCTGGGCCGCGACTCTGCGCCAACCGCAATGCAACCCACAGGGTCAGTGCCGACATTCGGACACGAACTGA
- a CDS encoding glycoside hydrolase family 16 protein has protein sequence MNKQKFVLSAVATSIVLAYGAPVSASVTSPVIGALLWSEEFNGPTLNTSLWNTYDGNGCQIGLCGYGNQELEYYSPNNLSIVNVPFESATRALAIKAQNQTIGSNVFTSGKIDSANKVQVQYGMIETRIATPPLGIGLWPAAWMLGTSPQAWPRKGEIDIMEMGHKASSRASASPTPGIDNFTASNVITWQQAACVPGNESCAASTAWQTKSWYVPGQSLANRFVVYRFYWTESQMRFTVVDNGVEHDMYNGPLPVNSTALQAPFYLLFNLAVGGNFTDAAAPAQVTAPLPGTMYVDYVRVYQLDGKGSVKLGNQTVPEVGKFGVFTDNTVVNNKLVAGTTSDIFVWNNASVSAGNLPPYEGSNSMSWSYNTPGQWFGGSVQSRAVRDLSNFRNGTVKLKIKIPANVAFTIGIGDTYTNQHSVKFPANATTYGLVRNGDWGTATIPVADLAGPLVALQSVADVFQIASDSTALPTAAFQMAIDDIIWDTGVPTPTPTPTPTPTPTPTPTPTPTPTPTPTPTPTPTPAVTQTSATMLKFGWNSSSWADVHYTVNGGGQMNVRMTQSGGANSYTASGLKIGDVVRYSFTYWDAANNYAVDTAPQTYTMK, from the coding sequence GTGAATAAACAGAAATTCGTTCTGTCCGCCGTCGCCACCAGCATCGTGCTGGCGTACGGCGCGCCGGTGTCGGCCAGCGTCACCAGTCCCGTCATCGGCGCGCTGTTGTGGTCCGAGGAATTCAATGGTCCGACGCTGAACACGAGCCTGTGGAACACCTACGACGGCAACGGCTGCCAGATCGGCCTGTGCGGCTACGGCAACCAGGAGCTGGAATACTACAGCCCCAACAACCTCTCCATCGTCAACGTGCCGTTCGAGTCGGCCACGCGCGCGCTGGCGATCAAGGCGCAGAACCAGACCATCGGCAGCAACGTCTTCACCTCCGGCAAAATCGATTCGGCCAACAAGGTGCAGGTGCAGTACGGCATGATCGAGACGCGCATCGCCACGCCGCCGCTCGGCATCGGCCTGTGGCCGGCCGCGTGGATGCTGGGCACCAGCCCACAGGCGTGGCCGCGCAAAGGCGAGATCGACATCATGGAAATGGGGCACAAGGCCAGCAGCCGGGCCTCCGCCTCGCCGACGCCGGGCATCGACAACTTCACCGCCTCCAACGTGATCACCTGGCAGCAGGCCGCCTGCGTGCCGGGCAACGAAAGCTGCGCCGCCTCGACCGCGTGGCAGACCAAGAGCTGGTACGTGCCGGGCCAGTCGCTGGCCAACCGCTTCGTCGTCTACCGCTTCTACTGGACCGAATCGCAGATGCGCTTCACGGTGGTCGACAACGGCGTCGAACACGATATGTACAACGGCCCGCTGCCGGTCAACTCGACCGCGCTGCAGGCGCCGTTCTACCTGCTGTTCAACCTGGCTGTCGGCGGCAACTTCACCGACGCCGCCGCGCCGGCGCAAGTGACCGCGCCGCTGCCGGGCACGATGTACGTCGACTATGTGCGCGTCTACCAGTTGGACGGCAAGGGCTCGGTCAAACTCGGCAACCAGACCGTGCCGGAAGTGGGCAAGTTCGGCGTGTTCACCGACAACACTGTGGTCAACAACAAGCTGGTGGCCGGCACCACGTCCGACATTTTCGTATGGAACAACGCGTCGGTCTCGGCCGGCAACTTGCCGCCGTATGAAGGCAGCAACTCGATGTCGTGGAGTTACAACACGCCTGGCCAATGGTTCGGCGGCAGCGTGCAATCGCGCGCCGTGCGCGACCTGAGCAACTTCCGCAACGGCACCGTCAAGCTGAAGATCAAGATCCCGGCCAACGTCGCCTTCACGATCGGCATCGGCGACACCTACACCAACCAGCACTCGGTCAAGTTCCCGGCCAACGCCACCACCTACGGCCTGGTGCGCAACGGCGATTGGGGCACCGCCACCATCCCGGTGGCCGACCTGGCCGGTCCGCTGGTCGCGCTGCAATCGGTGGCGGACGTGTTCCAGATCGCCAGCGACAGCACGGCCTTGCCGACTGCCGCCTTCCAGATGGCGATCGACGACATCATCTGGGATACCGGCGTGCCGACCCCGACCCCGACCCCGACGCCGACACCAACGCCGACACCAACGCCGACACCAACTCCAACCCCGACGCCAACTCCAACGCCAACGCCTACGCCCACGCCAGCCGTCACCCAGACCAGCGCGACGATGTTGAAGTTCGGTTGGAACTCCTCGTCCTGGGCCGACGTGCACTACACCGTCAACGGCGGCGGCCAGATGAATGTCCGCATGACGCAAAGTGGCGGCGCCAACAGCTACACCGCCAGCGGCCTGAAGATCGGCGACGTGGTCCGCTACAGCTTCACGTACTGGGACGCGGCCAATAACTACGCGGTCGACACGGCGCCCCAAACGTACACGATGAAGTAA